In Hahella sp. KA22, one genomic interval encodes:
- the rsxC gene encoding electron transport complex subunit RsxC, with product MRQIWDFHGGVHPPENKSQSTSRPIQKATLPKTLILPLSQHIGQPAKALVEPGQKVLKGEVIATAEGPVSVAVHASSSGTVTAVERRPVPHPSGLSDVCIVIETDGEDAWTDLTPCEDYRSLGSEQLLERVRQGGIAGMGGAGFPTAIKLHPPRNDKVNALILNAAECEPYITADDMLMRERADEVIRGMEIMAQLLEPEECLIGIEDNKPEAISALKQAASGTHIEVVVIPTKYPSGGEKQLIKILTGLEVPHGKIPADIGVMCQNVGTAAAVYRAVRFGEPLISRITTVTGDGVATPGNFEVLLGSPMSDLLQQAGFDASKTDRLIMGGPMMGFTLTDPDLPLVKTSNCIMAVSAKEFPRPDPAQACIRCGLCAEACPAELLPQQLYWFSKAQEFDKAENYNLFDCIECGACSYVCPSSIPLVQYYRYAKNQIRVTAQEQQKSDKARERFEFRQTRLEREKEEKEAKRKARAEAAAKAQAEKAAQQQDAPADVDPKKAAIEAAIKRAQAKRTPAPAQPRVNIAELQTNVDKAREKLEKVRETLAESDGANAAMQEKLRNAIAKNEERLAAAEKALHDAQNSAPATPAASNATPATQAAEPEQQARAIARTRDKIKTLTQAIESCRETDPQRAAQLSETVEKTRAKLAELEAEAAPTDKATDEPPAPNLEELSSQVDKARDKLSMMQGMLDDAKAEQPADEAKIAKLQRAVEKNQERLAAAQKTLEEARTQAGGSAVKAASPEEIEALTSALEKAQDKLAMMQNMLNEAQQEPPVDEAKVAKLSRAVEKNQDRVAAARATLNEARGDAAENQTSTDGAGA from the coding sequence ATGAGACAAATCTGGGATTTCCACGGCGGCGTACACCCTCCGGAAAATAAAAGCCAATCCACCAGCCGACCGATCCAAAAAGCGACGCTGCCGAAAACGCTGATACTTCCCTTGAGCCAGCATATTGGCCAGCCCGCCAAAGCCCTGGTGGAGCCCGGCCAAAAGGTGTTGAAAGGCGAAGTCATCGCCACTGCGGAAGGACCAGTCAGCGTAGCGGTTCATGCCTCCTCTTCCGGCACAGTGACCGCCGTGGAAAGACGTCCCGTGCCACACCCTTCCGGTCTTAGCGATGTCTGCATTGTGATCGAGACCGACGGGGAAGACGCCTGGACAGATCTGACGCCTTGCGAAGACTATCGCTCACTTGGCTCAGAGCAGTTGCTGGAGCGCGTTCGTCAGGGCGGTATCGCCGGTATGGGCGGCGCAGGTTTTCCCACCGCAATCAAGCTGCACCCGCCTCGCAATGACAAGGTCAATGCGCTGATATTGAATGCGGCGGAGTGCGAGCCTTACATCACCGCCGATGACATGCTAATGCGCGAGCGCGCCGACGAAGTCATCCGCGGCATGGAAATCATGGCTCAGCTTTTGGAGCCTGAAGAGTGCCTGATTGGCATCGAGGACAACAAACCGGAAGCGATCTCGGCGCTGAAGCAGGCCGCCTCCGGCACTCATATCGAAGTAGTCGTCATTCCGACCAAATATCCGTCCGGCGGCGAAAAGCAACTGATCAAAATCCTCACCGGGCTGGAAGTGCCCCACGGCAAAATCCCCGCTGATATCGGCGTGATGTGCCAAAACGTAGGCACCGCGGCGGCAGTGTACCGCGCCGTCCGTTTCGGCGAACCGCTGATCTCTCGCATCACCACTGTGACAGGCGATGGCGTCGCTACGCCCGGTAATTTTGAAGTTTTATTAGGCTCGCCCATGTCCGACCTGTTGCAACAGGCTGGATTCGACGCGAGCAAAACGGATCGTCTGATCATGGGCGGTCCGATGATGGGCTTCACCTTAACTGATCCAGACTTGCCGTTGGTAAAAACCAGCAACTGTATTATGGCGGTATCCGCAAAGGAATTTCCCAGGCCCGATCCTGCACAGGCCTGCATCCGCTGTGGCCTGTGCGCCGAAGCCTGCCCGGCGGAGCTGCTGCCGCAACAGCTCTATTGGTTTTCCAAGGCCCAGGAATTTGATAAGGCGGAAAACTATAACCTGTTCGACTGCATCGAGTGCGGCGCCTGTTCTTACGTCTGCCCCAGCAGCATTCCGCTGGTGCAATATTACCGTTACGCCAAGAATCAAATCCGGGTGACGGCGCAGGAACAGCAGAAGTCCGATAAGGCGCGTGAGCGCTTCGAATTCCGACAGACCCGCCTTGAGCGCGAGAAAGAAGAGAAAGAGGCCAAGCGCAAGGCCCGTGCGGAAGCCGCCGCGAAAGCCCAGGCGGAGAAAGCGGCCCAACAACAGGATGCGCCAGCGGATGTAGATCCAAAGAAAGCGGCGATAGAAGCGGCCATCAAACGCGCCCAGGCCAAGCGCACGCCGGCGCCCGCCCAACCCCGGGTCAATATCGCCGAACTGCAAACCAATGTGGACAAGGCCAGGGAAAAGCTGGAAAAAGTACGCGAAACGCTGGCGGAATCCGATGGAGCCAACGCCGCCATGCAGGAAAAGCTGCGCAACGCGATCGCCAAAAACGAAGAACGCCTGGCGGCGGCGGAAAAAGCGCTTCACGACGCCCAGAACTCTGCGCCAGCGACGCCTGCCGCCTCAAACGCAACGCCTGCGACACAGGCGGCGGAGCCGGAGCAACAAGCGCGCGCTATCGCTCGCACGCGGGACAAGATAAAGACTCTGACGCAAGCGATAGAATCTTGTCGCGAAACAGACCCACAACGAGCGGCGCAACTGTCCGAGACTGTAGAGAAAACCAGAGCGAAGCTGGCGGAGTTGGAAGCGGAGGCAGCCCCGACAGATAAAGCAACCGATGAGCCGCCGGCGCCCAACCTGGAAGAATTGTCTTCTCAGGTTGATAAAGCCCGCGACAAGTTAAGCATGATGCAGGGCATGCTGGACGACGCCAAAGCGGAGCAACCAGCGGACGAAGCCAAAATCGCCAAATTGCAGCGGGCGGTGGAAAAGAATCAGGAGCGTTTGGCCGCAGCGCAAAAAACGCTGGAAGAAGCCCGGACACAAGCCGGCGGCTCTGCCGTTAAAGCAGCATCGCCTGAGGAGATTGAGGCTCTGACCTCTGCTCTGGAGAAAGCGCAGGATAAACTCGCCATGATGCAGAACATGCTCAACGAAGCCCAACAGGAGCCCCCCGTGGACGAGGCGAAAGTGGCGAAGTTATCCCGAGCAGTGGAAAAAAACCAGGACCGGGTCGCCGCCGCCCGCGCCACACTTAACGAAGCTCGCGGCGACGCGGCGGAAAATCAGACTAGCACTGACGGAGCGGGCGCTTAA
- the rsxD gene encoding electron transport complex subunit RsxD → MAFLRITSPHLKGPARTTAIMQWVILATIPGLLTMTWFFGWGTLINVILASLTAVAAEAFVLTLRKRPLAFYLRDYSAVLTGVLLGLALPPYAPWWVTFVGTAFAIIFAKQIYGGLGNNPFNPAMVGYALLLVSFPVAMTTNWATPRPLAEIPGFMDAFAHIFWGAEIGVDGYTMATPLDTYKHEIIAGTAEAVFAMPVFGARTALGWEWVNLAFLAGGLLLIWRKIITWHIPVSMLAAMALCSLLLGWDEDKYAPLQLHLLAGATMLGAFFIATDPVSAATSKLGKLYYGAGVGILVYLIRTWGNYPDAVAFAVLLMNFAAPFLDYYTQPRTYGHRKARRGVKQD, encoded by the coding sequence ATGGCATTTCTTCGCATCACCTCCCCTCATCTGAAAGGCCCTGCGCGCACCACCGCCATCATGCAATGGGTGATCCTGGCCACCATCCCCGGATTGCTGACCATGACCTGGTTCTTTGGCTGGGGAACCCTGATCAACGTCATCCTGGCGTCGTTAACCGCCGTGGCGGCGGAAGCCTTTGTGCTGACGCTGCGCAAGCGCCCCTTGGCCTTTTATCTGCGGGACTACAGCGCCGTTCTCACCGGGGTGTTGCTGGGTCTGGCGCTGCCGCCTTACGCCCCCTGGTGGGTGACATTTGTTGGAACGGCGTTCGCCATCATTTTCGCCAAACAGATTTACGGCGGTCTGGGCAATAACCCATTCAACCCCGCCATGGTGGGTTACGCACTGCTGCTGGTGTCCTTCCCTGTCGCAATGACCACTAACTGGGCGACGCCGCGTCCCTTGGCGGAAATCCCAGGATTCATGGACGCTTTCGCCCATATCTTCTGGGGAGCGGAAATCGGCGTGGATGGTTACACCATGGCCACGCCCCTGGACACCTACAAGCACGAGATCATCGCCGGCACTGCGGAAGCAGTCTTCGCCATGCCCGTCTTCGGCGCACGCACCGCGCTGGGTTGGGAGTGGGTCAATCTGGCCTTCCTCGCCGGAGGACTACTGCTTATCTGGCGCAAGATCATTACCTGGCATATTCCAGTCAGCATGCTCGCCGCGATGGCGCTGTGCTCTTTATTACTGGGCTGGGATGAAGATAAATATGCGCCGCTTCAGCTGCATCTGCTCGCCGGCGCCACCATGCTGGGCGCCTTTTTCATCGCCACCGACCCGGTTTCCGCCGCCACCAGTAAACTCGGCAAGCTCTATTATGGCGCTGGCGTCGGCATTCTGGTTTACCTGATTCGTACCTGGGGCAACTACCCGGACGCCGTGGCGTTCGCCGTGTTGTTGATGAACTTCGCCGCGCCGTTCCTGGACTACTACACCCAGCCCCGTACTTACGGCCACCGCAAAGCCCGTCGCGGTGTGAAACAGGATTAG
- the rsxG gene encoding electron transport complex subunit RsxG: protein MNALQASILRGGIGLAIFAVVTAGLIAVTQVSTAGRIADAEKHARAKALYEVVPRQEHDNDMLAAPILLHPDPLLGAKDTTEAYLATFHGSPVAVILPFVAPDGYTGEIQGIVGVQPDGTVKGVRITAHKETPGLGDKIEARKSPWVEQFPGRSLSSPAEERWKVKKDGGDFDQMTGATITPRAVVKAVRNALTYFQSHRDQLLRSNSGVNTATATQE from the coding sequence ATGAACGCATTACAGGCATCCATTCTTCGGGGCGGCATCGGACTTGCGATATTCGCCGTGGTGACCGCCGGTTTGATCGCAGTAACTCAAGTCAGCACCGCTGGTCGCATCGCAGATGCGGAAAAGCACGCCCGCGCCAAAGCGCTGTATGAAGTTGTTCCACGTCAGGAGCACGATAACGACATGTTGGCGGCCCCCATCCTGTTGCACCCTGACCCTCTGCTCGGAGCCAAAGACACAACGGAAGCCTATCTGGCCACCTTTCACGGCTCGCCAGTGGCGGTGATTTTGCCCTTTGTCGCGCCGGATGGTTACACCGGCGAAATCCAGGGCATTGTTGGCGTACAGCCTGATGGAACGGTCAAAGGCGTCCGTATCACCGCCCACAAGGAAACCCCCGGGCTGGGCGACAAAATTGAAGCGCGGAAATCTCCCTGGGTGGAGCAGTTTCCCGGGCGCTCGCTCAGCTCTCCCGCGGAAGAACGCTGGAAGGTGAAAAAGGACGGCGGCGATTTTGATCAAATGACCGGCGCCACCATCACGCCCAGAGCGGTAGTGAAGGCGGTGCGTAATGCGCTAACCTATTTTCAAAGTCATCGCGATCAGCTCTTGCGGAGCAATAGCGGCGTGAATACTGCAACCGCGACACAAGAATAG
- a CDS encoding pyridoxamine 5'-phosphate oxidase family protein yields the protein MTDDVLPITPKTAFSRKRDRAGYERRDIYSILDASVLCHVAFMFDGAPFVLPTAYCRYGDNLIVHGAVNGRLFKSLADGREASVCVTLLDGLVLSRRSFHHSMNYRSVVLFGQFEAIEDPDMKNEALNALVDHIIPGRCSDDIIPNTRNELAATAVLAMPIVEASAKVRSGPPRDKEEDMDQPVWAGVVPMRTVYGMPEVDPETRSDVRLPDYLRHLTTGQ from the coding sequence ATGACTGACGATGTGCTGCCGATAACCCCCAAGACCGCCTTTTCCCGCAAACGGGACCGGGCGGGTTACGAGCGCCGCGATATCTACAGTATCTTGGATGCGTCTGTTCTGTGCCATGTAGCGTTTATGTTTGACGGCGCGCCCTTTGTGTTGCCAACCGCCTACTGTCGCTACGGCGATAATTTGATTGTGCATGGCGCGGTAAACGGACGTTTGTTTAAAAGCCTGGCGGACGGGCGTGAGGCGTCGGTATGCGTCACGTTACTGGATGGGCTGGTACTCTCTCGGCGGTCGTTCCATCACTCCATGAACTATCGTAGCGTCGTTTTGTTTGGACAGTTCGAGGCGATAGAGGACCCGGATATGAAGAATGAAGCGCTGAACGCTCTGGTGGATCACATCATTCCCGGCCGCTGTTCGGACGACATTATCCCCAATACACGCAACGAACTGGCGGCGACGGCGGTGCTGGCCATGCCCATCGTGGAGGCGAGCGCCAAGGTCCGTAGCGGTCCGCCCAGAGACAAAGAAGAGGATATGGATCAGCCGGTTTGGGCTGGAGTGGTGCCCATGCGCACGGTCTATGGCATGCCAGAGGTGGACCCGGAGACCCGTAGTGACGTCAGGCTGCCGGATTACCTGCGACACCTAACTACAGGGCAGTAG
- the rsxB gene encoding electron transport complex subunit RsxB, whose protein sequence is MSIVVIAVLALSALALTFGAVLGFASVKFKVEGNPIVDQIDGLLPQTQCGQCGYPGCRPYAEAIANGDGINKCPPGGEATITALADLLDVEAVPLDSEHGESKGKQVAYIREDECIGCTKCIQACPVDAILGAAKQMHTVIVSECTGCDLCVDPCPVDCIDMIPAPSGIRDWAWDMPKPPTNGGAIIATDQNNGMAA, encoded by the coding sequence ATGAGTATTGTCGTCATAGCCGTATTGGCGCTCTCCGCGCTGGCGCTTACCTTCGGAGCCGTGCTTGGCTTCGCCTCCGTCAAATTCAAAGTGGAAGGCAATCCCATTGTCGACCAGATCGACGGCTTGTTACCGCAAACCCAGTGCGGACAGTGTGGTTACCCGGGCTGCCGCCCTTATGCGGAAGCCATCGCCAATGGCGACGGTATCAATAAATGCCCTCCCGGCGGGGAAGCCACCATCACAGCCCTGGCGGACCTGCTGGATGTGGAGGCCGTACCGCTGGATTCCGAACACGGTGAAAGCAAGGGCAAACAGGTGGCCTATATTCGCGAAGATGAATGCATCGGCTGCACCAAATGCATACAGGCCTGTCCGGTGGACGCCATTCTCGGCGCCGCCAAACAGATGCACACAGTGATCGTCAGCGAATGCACGGGGTGTGACCTGTGCGTCGATCCCTGCCCTGTAGACTGCATAGATATGATTCCCGCCCCCAGCGGCATCCGCGACTGGGCCTGGGATATGCCCAAGCCGCCGACCAATGGCGGCGCAATCATCGCGACAGATCAGAATAACGGTATGGCGGCGTGA
- a CDS encoding phytanoyl-CoA dioxygenase family protein, with protein MAFDFHHDGFVWLRDALPASLINAILQEITCDDEVNSGSGVRNADRKYATLKEWLAGGDLTRLACRYLEGAPQQVRTILFNKSPRKNWLVTWHQDRTVCVKERFDAPDWGPWSEKDGVLHVQPPIETLERMLAFRIHLDPVDESNGCLKVIPGSHREGLLSHERIQQVAASSKPLSCAAQAGDILVMKPHLLHASSKGTTPNQRRILHVEFSDYPLPAGAQWAS; from the coding sequence ATGGCGTTCGACTTCCACCACGATGGCTTTGTGTGGCTGCGGGACGCACTGCCTGCGTCATTGATCAACGCCATCCTGCAGGAAATTACCTGTGATGATGAGGTTAACTCCGGCTCCGGCGTGCGTAACGCAGATCGCAAGTATGCAACGCTGAAGGAGTGGCTGGCCGGCGGCGACCTCACGCGGCTGGCCTGCCGGTATTTAGAGGGCGCTCCACAGCAGGTTCGGACAATCCTGTTCAATAAGTCGCCGCGCAAAAACTGGCTGGTGACCTGGCATCAAGATAGAACCGTTTGCGTCAAAGAACGATTTGATGCGCCAGATTGGGGGCCATGGTCTGAGAAAGATGGTGTTTTGCATGTGCAGCCTCCCATAGAGACGTTGGAGCGCATGCTGGCGTTTCGCATCCATCTGGACCCTGTCGACGAAAGCAACGGCTGCTTGAAAGTCATACCGGGGTCTCACCGCGAGGGACTGTTATCCCATGAACGTATCCAGCAAGTCGCCGCATCGTCGAAGCCCTTGTCCTGCGCTGCCCAGGCAGGCGACATCCTGGTAATGAAACCTCACTTGCTGCACGCCTCCAGCAAGGGAACGACGCCCAACCAGCGTCGTATTCTCCACGTAGAATTCAGCGACTATCCGCTGCCAGCCGGCGCGCAGTGGGCAAGCTAA
- a CDS encoding electron transport complex subunit E: MAKSYQEIVRDGLWKNNPALVQLLGLCPLLAVTGTVVNAIGLGLATTLVLTGSNAAVSMIRNYVPESVRLPAFVMIIASFVTCAELLMQAFAYELYEILGIFIPLIVTNCAILGRADAFASKNPILPSMLDGFMMGLGFSLVLMVLGGMREVIGQGSLFSGMDLLFGESARSWKLELFANYPDFLFAVLPPGAFVGMGLLIALKNVIDKRLKEAAAVKLEKPVSGGKRVRVTGKIS; the protein is encoded by the coding sequence ATGGCGAAAAGCTATCAAGAAATAGTTCGGGACGGATTGTGGAAAAACAATCCGGCGCTGGTGCAACTGCTGGGCCTTTGTCCCCTGCTGGCGGTGACAGGCACCGTGGTCAACGCCATCGGCCTGGGACTGGCCACGACGCTGGTGCTGACCGGCTCCAACGCCGCGGTTTCCATGATCCGCAACTACGTGCCCGAATCCGTACGCCTGCCTGCATTCGTCATGATCATCGCCTCGTTCGTGACCTGCGCCGAGCTGTTGATGCAGGCCTTCGCTTATGAGCTGTATGAAATTCTCGGCATCTTTATCCCCTTGATCGTCACCAACTGCGCCATCCTTGGACGCGCAGACGCTTTCGCCTCCAAAAATCCAATTCTCCCCTCCATGCTCGACGGCTTTATGATGGGACTGGGTTTCAGTCTGGTGTTGATGGTGCTGGGCGGCATGCGCGAGGTAATAGGACAAGGCTCGCTGTTTTCAGGCATGGACCTGCTGTTTGGCGAATCTGCGCGGAGCTGGAAGCTTGAGTTGTTCGCCAACTACCCTGACTTTCTGTTCGCCGTGCTGCCCCCCGGCGCCTTTGTCGGCATGGGCCTGCTGATTGCGCTAAAAAATGTGATCGACAAACGCTTGAAGGAAGCCGCTGCGGTGAAACTGGAGAAGCCTGTCTCCGGCGGCAAACGCGTGCGAGTAACAGGAAAGATATCCTGA
- the nth gene encoding endonuclease III, producing the protein MNKQKRAEIFARLKAENPNPTTELEYNTPFELLIAVVLSAQATDVSVNKATRKLYPVANTPEAIYALGVEGLKEYIKTIGLFNSKAENVIKTCKILIDQHNSEVPQTREALEALPGVGRKTANVVLNTAFRQPAMAVDTHIFRVSNRTNIAPGKNVLEVEHKLMKHVPKEYLMDAHHWLILHGRYICTARKPRCGACVISDLCEFKEKVLD; encoded by the coding sequence ATGAATAAGCAAAAACGAGCGGAGATATTCGCCCGCTTAAAAGCGGAAAATCCCAACCCGACCACGGAGTTGGAGTACAACACCCCCTTTGAACTGCTGATTGCGGTAGTTCTGTCCGCTCAGGCCACTGACGTGAGCGTTAATAAAGCCACCCGCAAGCTTTACCCCGTGGCGAATACGCCGGAAGCCATTTACGCGTTGGGTGTAGAGGGTCTTAAGGAGTACATCAAGACCATCGGCCTGTTCAACAGCAAAGCGGAAAACGTCATCAAGACCTGTAAAATCCTGATCGACCAGCACAACTCGGAAGTGCCGCAAACCCGGGAAGCGCTTGAAGCGCTGCCAGGAGTCGGCCGCAAGACCGCCAATGTCGTTCTCAACACCGCTTTCCGCCAGCCAGCCATGGCGGTGGATACGCATATATTTCGAGTCTCCAACCGCACCAACATCGCCCCCGGCAAAAACGTGCTGGAAGTGGAGCACAAGCTGATGAAGCACGTCCCCAAAGAATACCTGATGGACGCCCATCACTGGTTGATTCTGCACGGCCGCTATATCTGCACTGCCCGCAAACCCCGTTGCGGCGCCTGCGTCATATCTGATCTGTGCGAATTCAAAGAAAAAGTGCTGGATTGA